One region of Flavobacterium sp. GSB-24 genomic DNA includes:
- a CDS encoding ABC transporter permease, translating to MFNIERWQEIFEAISKNRLRTFLTGISVASGIFILVILLGAGKGLQNGIEKQFERDAAGIIEVWSGTTTKEYKGLNPGRQVQFRNSDYNQSVQKFEDKLDLRASTNNYWGQSFSYGKESGSYQFRGVDPDYGGIENLTIVQGRYINSKDLQNNEKVAVIGMKVKTDLFKDKEALGEEILINNINFKVVGIFTDPGGEREETRAYLPLSTVQRTFGGGDKISNLFFTLKKTNNYDEALAQSEKFTQDLKDLLKSKNMVAPEDDSGVGVYNSVKDAKQFYDLNLYIRLFFWWVGICTIIAGVVGVSNIMLIIVKERTKEIGIRKALGASPFSIITMILHESIFITTIAGFVGLLASLLLLEFVGPMVQSEYFRNPEVDFNVALTTLFLLVFAGAVAGFFPAYRAAKIKPIVALRDE from the coding sequence ATGTTTAATATTGAACGCTGGCAGGAAATATTTGAAGCCATTTCTAAAAACCGATTAAGAACATTCTTAACCGGAATTTCTGTGGCTTCCGGGATATTTATTTTGGTTATTCTGCTTGGTGCAGGAAAAGGTCTTCAAAATGGAATTGAAAAACAATTTGAGCGTGACGCCGCAGGAATTATAGAAGTTTGGTCGGGAACAACAACCAAAGAATACAAAGGGTTGAATCCAGGCAGACAAGTTCAATTTCGTAATAGCGATTATAATCAGTCGGTTCAGAAATTTGAAGATAAATTAGATTTAAGAGCTTCAACCAATAATTATTGGGGACAGTCTTTTAGCTATGGAAAAGAATCTGGAAGTTACCAATTTAGAGGTGTTGATCCAGATTATGGCGGAATAGAAAACCTAACGATAGTTCAAGGACGATATATAAATAGCAAAGACCTTCAGAATAATGAAAAGGTTGCTGTTATTGGAATGAAAGTAAAAACGGACTTGTTTAAAGATAAAGAAGCACTTGGGGAAGAAATATTAATCAATAATATTAATTTCAAAGTAGTTGGAATTTTTACTGATCCAGGTGGAGAACGTGAAGAAACTAGAGCTTATTTGCCATTATCAACAGTACAGAGAACCTTTGGCGGTGGAGATAAAATCAGTAATTTGTTTTTTACATTGAAAAAGACAAATAATTATGATGAAGCTTTGGCTCAGTCTGAAAAATTTACACAAGATTTAAAAGACTTATTGAAAAGTAAAAACATGGTGGCTCCTGAGGACGACAGCGGAGTTGGGGTTTATAATTCGGTTAAAGATGCAAAACAATTTTACGACTTGAATTTATATATCAGATTGTTTTTTTGGTGGGTTGGTATTTGTACAATAATAGCTGGTGTTGTGGGAGTTAGTAATATCATGCTGATTATTGTAAAGGAAAGAACTAAAGAAATTGGAATTAGAAAAGCATTAGGAGCATCTCCATTTTCTATTATCACAATGATACTTCACGAATCAATTTTTATTACAACAATCGCTGGATTTGTTGGACTTTTAGCAAGTTTATTATTGCTTGAATTTGTTGGGCCAATGGTTCAGAGTGAGTATTTTAGAAATCCAGAAGTTGATTTTAATGTAGCTTTGACAACACTGTTTTTATTAGTGTTTGCTGGCGCAGTTGCCGGATTTTTTCCTGCATACAGAGCCGCTAAAATTAAGCCTATTGTAGCACTTAGAGACGAATAG
- a CDS encoding cytochrome c oxidase subunit 3, which yields MEMTMTTNEEQVRKSKSAKLILLFAMVSMTMMFAGLTSAFVVSKSRADWLKNFELPSAFYWSTAVIIACSVTFYLAKKAIQKDNRSAVTGLLLGTLALGILFVVLQFQGFGQIVEQGYYFTGEGSSITTTFLYVVTVTHLLHLAGGLISLLIIIYNHFKQKYNSTQTLGIELGAMYWHFLDLLWVYLFLFLFFFK from the coding sequence ATGGAAATGACAATGACAACAAATGAAGAACAAGTAAGAAAGTCGAAATCAGCAAAACTGATTCTTCTTTTTGCGATGGTTAGTATGACCATGATGTTTGCTGGATTAACAAGTGCATTTGTAGTAAGTAAATCAAGAGCAGACTGGTTGAAGAATTTTGAGCTGCCTTCTGCGTTTTATTGGAGTACAGCTGTAATTATTGCTTGTAGTGTTACTTTTTATCTGGCTAAAAAAGCCATCCAAAAGGACAACAGAAGCGCTGTTACGGGATTGCTTTTGGGAACTTTAGCGTTAGGGATTTTATTTGTAGTGTTACAATTTCAAGGATTTGGACAAATTGTTGAACAAGGATATTATTTTACAGGAGAAGGTAGTTCAATTACTACAACTTTCTTGTATGTTGTAACGGTTACGCACTTGTTACACTTGGCTGGCGGATTAATTTCACTTTTAATTATAATTTATAATCATTTTAAACAAAAATACAATTCGACTCAAACTCTTGGTATAGAACTAGGTGCGATGTATTGGCACTTTTTGGATTTATTATGGGTATATTTATTTTTATTTTTATTTTTCTTTAAATAA
- a CDS encoding DUF420 domain-containing protein: MEDNNLEKKYSKLIIAVSIVIPVVVAILFGVKLKDFGFNVEPLSVLPPIYATINGVTAIVLVWAVLAIKNGNQKLHERLMTFAIALSVAFLVMYVAYHMTADSTKFGDLNHDGVLDLAESAKVGSIRYLYFIILITHILLSIAIIPLVLITYVRALAQRFDRHRKIAKITFPIWLYVAVTGVIVFLMISPYYAN; the protein is encoded by the coding sequence ATGGAAGATAATAATCTAGAGAAAAAATATAGTAAATTAATTATTGCTGTTTCAATTGTAATTCCCGTTGTTGTTGCAATTTTGTTTGGAGTAAAACTAAAAGATTTTGGTTTTAATGTAGAGCCATTGTCTGTACTGCCTCCCATCTATGCAACAATTAATGGAGTTACAGCTATTGTTTTGGTTTGGGCCGTTTTAGCAATAAAAAATGGAAACCAGAAATTACACGAACGATTAATGACTTTTGCAATTGCCTTATCTGTAGCGTTTTTGGTTATGTATGTGGCTTATCATATGACAGCAGATTCGACTAAATTTGGTGATTTAAATCATGATGGAGTTCTTGATTTGGCAGAAAGTGCAAAGGTAGGTTCAATACGATACTTATATTTTATCATTTTGATCACTCATATTTTACTGTCGATAGCAATTATCCCACTTGTACTAATTACTTATGTAAGAGCATTGGCGCAGCGATTTGACAGACATAGAAAAATAGCTAAAATTACTTTTCCAATTTGGTTGTATGTTGCTGTGACTGGAGTAATAGTTTTTTTAATGATTTCACCATATTATGCTAACTAA
- a CDS encoding DUF4403 family protein yields MKLSSIIPMFIVLAILTSCSSTQKLETLKPEPDDASPLVYDSSPSFINLPITIKLSDIENQTNALLNGLIYEDNTIEDDDIEMKIWKQAPIKIQNDPSNPDKRIKTILPLKATFKYRIGTKKLGVELYDVREFNLNGIITLSSEAALTNWKLTTKTEFKSLDWSESPTMSIFGKNMPITYLINPAISIFKDKLEKKIDEAIEKSMDFKPNVLQAVEKICTPFEMSDTYESWLRIVPIEIYSTNAKLKNDSFLLEMGMKCNMETIVGKQPDSKFNASKIVLKPVAKIPNQISANIAAISSYVDASKIMTKNFAGQEFGSGSKKVTVKNVTIWHKDGKMVIALDVLGSINGTLYLNGFPQYNPQTKEIYFEKLDYVLDTKSRLMRTANWLAQGYVLRKMEESCRYSIQPNLEEGKKSMAGYLKNYSPMPGVFVNGKIEDIQFDKIQLTNQAIIAFIKINGTVNVSVNGLK; encoded by the coding sequence ATGAAGCTTTCTTCAATTATTCCAATGTTTATAGTACTTGCAATACTAACAAGCTGTTCTTCTACTCAAAAATTAGAAACATTAAAACCAGAACCAGACGACGCAAGTCCGTTAGTCTACGACAGCAGTCCTTCGTTTATCAATTTACCCATTACGATTAAACTTAGTGATATTGAAAATCAAACAAATGCTCTCTTAAACGGATTAATTTATGAAGACAATACTATCGAAGATGATGATATTGAAATGAAGATCTGGAAACAAGCTCCAATTAAAATTCAGAATGATCCATCAAATCCAGATAAGAGAATAAAAACAATCTTACCGCTTAAAGCTACCTTCAAGTATCGTATTGGCACCAAAAAGTTAGGTGTAGAATTATATGATGTTAGGGAATTTAATCTAAATGGAATTATAACATTGTCCAGCGAAGCTGCTCTAACAAATTGGAAACTTACCACCAAAACTGAATTCAAATCTCTTGACTGGAGCGAGAGTCCAACAATGAGCATTTTTGGTAAAAATATGCCGATTACGTATTTAATAAATCCCGCAATTTCTATTTTTAAAGATAAATTAGAAAAGAAAATAGATGAAGCTATTGAAAAATCAATGGATTTTAAACCGAATGTGCTTCAGGCAGTAGAAAAAATCTGCACGCCTTTTGAGATGAGTGACACTTACGAAAGCTGGCTGCGAATTGTTCCCATCGAAATTTATTCGACAAATGCCAAACTCAAAAATGATTCTTTCTTACTCGAAATGGGTATGAAATGTAATATGGAAACTATTGTCGGTAAACAGCCTGACTCTAAATTTAACGCCAGTAAAATTGTTCTAAAGCCTGTTGCTAAAATTCCAAATCAGATTTCTGCCAATATTGCTGCTATTTCAAGTTATGTTGATGCTTCAAAAATTATGACCAAGAATTTCGCTGGTCAGGAATTTGGTTCTGGCAGCAAAAAAGTAACGGTTAAAAATGTTACAATCTGGCATAAGGACGGCAAAATGGTAATTGCATTGGATGTTTTAGGCTCTATAAATGGAACGCTTTATTTAAATGGATTTCCACAATATAATCCACAAACCAAGGAAATTTATTTCGAAAAACTAGACTATGTATTAGACACCAAAAGCAGATTGATGAGAACTGCCAATTGGCTTGCACAAGGATACGTTTTACGAAAAATGGAAGAAAGCTGCAGATATTCTATTCAGCCTAATTTGGAAGAAGGTAAAAAAAGTATGGCAGGCTATTTAAAAAACTACTCTCCGATGCCTGGTGTATTTGTAAATGGAAAAATAGAAGATATACAGTTCGATAAAATTCAGCTTACCAATCAAGCCATTATTGCTTTTATAAAAATAAACGGAACTGTAAATGTTTCCGTTAACGGACTTAAATAA
- the cyoE gene encoding heme o synthase → MNAAKNTLSIKSIFLDFKEITKAGLAISVLFSSIAGYLLGVDSEHPFKWSTLAVLAVGGYCMVGASNAFNQVIEKDIDSLMDRTKNRPVPSGRMSPRVALLVASLLTILGIALLYTINAKSAMFAAISIFLYTSIYTPLKTVTSLSVFVGAFPGAIPFMLGWVAATGEFGIEAGTLFLIQFFWQFPHFWSIGWFLYEDYEKAGIFMLPTGKKDKGTALQIILYTIWLIIASLLPVLGFTGQLFISPISAILVFLLGIWMLFYAVRLYKLRTAKAARTLMLVSVSYISLLQIVYIVDKFLR, encoded by the coding sequence TTGAACGCTGCAAAAAATACATTATCAATCAAATCAATATTTCTAGATTTTAAAGAGATTACTAAGGCTGGATTGGCTATTAGTGTTTTATTTTCTTCTATTGCAGGATATTTGTTAGGAGTTGATTCTGAACATCCATTTAAATGGAGTACTTTGGCTGTTTTAGCAGTTGGAGGATATTGCATGGTTGGGGCATCAAATGCTTTTAATCAAGTAATAGAAAAAGATATCGATTCGTTGATGGATCGAACTAAAAATCGTCCAGTTCCTTCAGGCAGAATGTCTCCAAGAGTAGCTTTGCTAGTAGCAAGCCTGCTTACGATTCTAGGAATTGCGCTTCTTTATACGATAAATGCAAAGTCGGCAATGTTTGCTGCAATATCTATATTTTTGTATACAAGTATCTATACGCCATTAAAAACGGTTACTTCTTTGTCTGTTTTTGTTGGAGCTTTCCCAGGAGCAATTCCATTTATGCTGGGCTGGGTAGCGGCGACAGGAGAATTTGGCATCGAAGCAGGAACTTTGTTTCTAATTCAGTTTTTCTGGCAGTTTCCGCATTTTTGGTCTATCGGATGGTTTTTATATGAAGATTATGAGAAGGCAGGGATTTTTATGCTGCCAACAGGTAAAAAAGACAAAGGAACAGCATTACAAATTATTTTATATACAATTTGGCTTATAATAGCATCATTGCTGCCGGTTTTAGGTTTTACAGGACAATTATTTATTTCTCCAATCTCAGCAATTTTAGTTTTTCTGTTAGGTATTTGGATGCTTTTTTATGCAGTTCGTTTGTACAAGTTAAGAACTGCCAAAGCAGCTAGAACATTAATGCTGGTAAGTGTTTCTTATATTTCGCTTTTACAAATTGTATATATAGTAGATAAATTTTTAAGATAG
- a CDS encoding cytochrome C oxidase subunit IV family protein — protein sequence MSHEHVSNTKRIWFVFALLSVVTTVEVILGIYKPASLEFTHFVGLNLLNWIFYILTVFKAYYIVWAFMHMEGEKSSLRWSVVSPVIFLVLYLLFILLTEGHYIYGVFKDSTIKWNF from the coding sequence ATGTCACACGAGCACGTATCAAATACAAAAAGAATCTGGTTTGTTTTCGCATTACTTTCTGTAGTAACTACAGTAGAAGTTATATTAGGTATCTACAAACCTGCATCATTAGAATTCACTCATTTTGTTGGATTGAATTTATTAAACTGGATTTTCTATATCCTTACAGTTTTTAAAGCATATTATATTGTATGGGCATTTATGCACATGGAAGGTGAAAAAAGCAGCCTTAGATGGTCTGTTGTTTCTCCTGTTATCTTCCTAGTTTTATATTTATTGTTTATTCTATTGACAGAAGGACATTATATTTATGGGGTTTTTAAAGATTCTACTATTAAATGGAATTTTTAA
- a CDS encoding cytochrome c oxidase subunit 3 codes for MGATVTTANNDEKTWGGGHEIQPLGSSYGKMMMWFFIVSDALTFSGFLGAYGFSRFKFIETWPLADEVFTHFPFMHGVAAPMYYVALMTFILIFSSVTMVLAVDAGHQLKKTKVAIYMFLTIIGGLIFVGSQAWEWKNFIKGEYGAVETVGGSLLQFVDKDGKRVALADFAVKLPEQREALTRSHSTWFMEDAQSLPTYTVAEVQAGFKAHPEILIRTEKLTDKKKKTVLSREESEAHLANAKYVVEGANLIRNEYGNKLFADFFFFITGFHGFHVFSGVIINIIIFFNVLLGTYEKRRSYEMVEKVGLYWHFVDLVWVFVFTVFYLV; via the coding sequence ATGGGAGCGACAGTTACTACTGCAAACAACGACGAAAAAACTTGGGGAGGCGGTCATGAGATCCAGCCACTAGGATCAAGTTATGGAAAAATGATGATGTGGTTTTTTATCGTATCAGATGCCTTAACATTCTCTGGATTTCTAGGAGCTTACGGTTTTTCTAGATTTAAATTTATTGAAACTTGGCCTTTGGCTGATGAAGTGTTTACTCACTTTCCATTTATGCATGGTGTTGCGGCTCCAATGTATTATGTAGCTTTAATGACTTTTATTTTGATCTTTTCATCTGTAACAATGGTATTAGCTGTTGATGCAGGTCACCAATTGAAAAAGACAAAAGTTGCAATTTATATGTTCTTAACTATTATTGGAGGTTTAATTTTCGTTGGTTCTCAAGCTTGGGAATGGAAAAACTTCATTAAAGGTGAATATGGTGCAGTTGAAACAGTTGGAGGTAGTTTACTTCAATTTGTGGATAAAGATGGTAAAAGAGTAGCTTTGGCTGACTTTGCTGTTAAATTGCCAGAACAAAGAGAAGCTTTAACAAGAAGTCATTCAACTTGGTTTATGGAAGATGCACAATCTCTTCCAACTTACACAGTTGCTGAAGTTCAAGCAGGATTTAAAGCTCATCCAGAAATTTTAATTAGAACAGAAAAACTTACTGATAAAAAGAAAAAGACTGTTTTATCAAGAGAAGAATCTGAAGCTCATTTAGCAAATGCTAAATATGTTGTAGAAGGTGCTAACTTGATTAGAAACGAATATGGTAATAAATTATTCGCTGATTTCTTCTTCTTTATTACAGGTTTCCACGGATTCCACGTATTCTCAGGAGTTATCATTAATATCATCATTTTCTTTAATGTATTATTAGGTACTTACGAGAAGAGAAGAAGCTACGAAATGGTAGAGAAAGTTGGTTTATACTGGCACTTCGTAGATTTAGTTTGGGTATTTGTATTTACAGTTTTCTACCTAGTTTAA
- a CDS encoding SCO family protein, with protein sequence MFKNKSYIGISFIILIFGIYAVPKIVDRVKNGEVVKGNRLDNVGSKSSKEAKLLTIGPAPKFELTNQDNVKISNDTYKGKVYVLEFFFTTCPSICPKMNMSMLEIEKAFFGNPNFGIVSITIDPKHDTPQVLKDHAKLLGVKSSNWNFLTGDRNVIMDLSNKGFNLYAGENDKVSGGFEHSGLFALIDKDGNIRCRKDNYGNPTIYYDGLDKKGVRDIQQDIKILLEE encoded by the coding sequence ATGTTCAAAAATAAATCATATATAGGAATCTCCTTTATCATTTTGATTTTTGGGATTTATGCAGTTCCTAAAATTGTAGATCGAGTAAAAAACGGTGAAGTCGTAAAAGGAAATCGCTTAGATAATGTTGGTTCTAAATCTTCAAAAGAAGCAAAGCTTTTGACAATTGGGCCAGCTCCAAAATTTGAATTGACGAATCAAGATAATGTCAAAATTTCAAATGATACTTATAAAGGAAAAGTATACGTTTTAGAATTCTTCTTTACAACATGTCCTTCTATTTGTCCAAAAATGAATATGAGTATGCTGGAAATTGAAAAAGCTTTTTTTGGAAATCCTAATTTTGGAATTGTTTCTATAACAATTGATCCAAAACATGATACACCGCAGGTTTTAAAAGATCATGCTAAGCTGCTTGGTGTAAAATCTTCAAATTGGAATTTCTTGACAGGAGATAGAAATGTAATTATGGATTTATCAAACAAAGGTTTTAATCTTTATGCTGGTGAAAATGATAAAGTTAGCGGCGGATTTGAGCATTCTGGTTTATTTGCCTTGATTGATAAAGATGGTAATATTCGTTGCAGAAAAGATAACTACGGAAATCCAACTATTTATTATGATGGTCTAGATAAAAAAGGAGTTCGTGATATTCAACAAGACATTAAAATTTTATTAGAAGAATAA
- a CDS encoding ABC transporter ATP-binding protein, which produces MIEIKDLHKSYKMGSSELHVLKGINFNIEEGELVAIMGSSGSGKSTLLNILGILDEADSGSYILDKTPIKKLNETIASKYRNKFLGFVFQSFNLINYKSALDNVAMPLYYQGIKRKERYEIAMKYLEKVGLGSHSHHLPNELSGGQKQRVAIARALASNPKVLLADEPTGALDTKTSYEVMELIQGINDEGKTILIVTHEPDIAAMCKRNVVLKDGLIIDDKKVEQVRASSYV; this is translated from the coding sequence ATGATCGAAATTAAAGATTTACACAAATCCTATAAAATGGGAAGTTCAGAATTACATGTATTAAAAGGGATTAATTTTAATATTGAAGAAGGAGAATTAGTTGCGATCATGGGATCATCTGGTTCGGGTAAATCTACTCTTCTTAATATTTTAGGGATTCTGGATGAAGCCGATTCTGGAAGTTATATTTTAGACAAAACTCCTATAAAAAAATTAAACGAAACGATTGCTTCAAAATATCGTAATAAATTTTTAGGATTTGTTTTTCAATCTTTTAACTTAATTAATTACAAATCTGCGCTAGATAATGTCGCTATGCCATTGTATTATCAGGGAATTAAAAGGAAAGAGCGTTATGAAATTGCAATGAAATATTTAGAGAAAGTTGGTTTAGGATCACATTCTCACCATTTACCAAATGAACTTTCTGGAGGTCAGAAACAACGTGTGGCTATCGCAAGAGCATTAGCTTCAAATCCGAAAGTTTTATTGGCGGATGAACCAACAGGAGCTCTTGATACTAAAACTTCTTATGAAGTTATGGAACTGATTCAGGGAATTAATGACGAAGGAAAAACGATTTTAATTGTTACACACGAACCTGATATTGCCGCAATGTGCAAAAGAAATGTAGTCCTAAAAGACGGATTAATTATTGATGATAAAAAAGTAGAACAAGTTAGAGCTTCGTCTTATGTTTAA